One window of Eublepharis macularius isolate TG4126 chromosome 17, MPM_Emac_v1.0, whole genome shotgun sequence genomic DNA carries:
- the NUFIP2 gene encoding FMR1-interacting protein NUFIP2, whose translation MEEQPGPPAPPPQQQPQPPAPPPPHHHHHHHHHHPPPHHAYYYYNHNHHQYSAEGSPGKAPPQKPPLQALKHEPKAAAAAGGGLQQQDAPRKKTGHSELNGNVGERDVSVKSLNAVEAVNLISRVSNGSQQPGDTSLTLKQTVKGGAFGKAGLKSKSFIPKGGMDRRHEKCYENKIRENQSSEKPEVVSVPNGVIVSSCSYITNGYVSKVLDNDGSGSESGYTTPKKRKGRRNSVKGCENLNLVPEKMLQEPVVAPSALKQEAEGFKSDCVEMKGSRAEGVKLAWKCETGAMGAGRGKLSVGDVQRKNSDAKVGVPSKKFEERPKGKPVSAAPSKEDSWTLFKPPPVFPVDNSSAKIVPKISYASKVKENLNKAAQAPSLSSSSSSSSSSSSSSSLCSSSTAEVQPSSRLSQVPMSAMKSVTSASFSNGPLLAGADRSVCSPGSQSLLAPATSAILLASSESLPQEVGTTSAAEQKKSSLFIYPSNMQAVLLNATPAEPSFQANQQSLGDIFQNQWGLSFINEPNAGPETTPRKLVNNKSEEVIFPGGCPTALAPEVAETAPMGPDQPVFPKAYELDKRTSPQLLGGILKLGTADEGGGFLLESHQSSGLHPAELSSPGAFIFLSKDYHVENQLASPTNGLLASTKEQRYQRGLEKKESWGDFDLRAAVLYHTQEMESLCNLQKQDPKRIITYGEAMDHPDQ comes from the exons ATGGAGGAGCAGCCCGGCCCGCCAGCGCCGCCGCCCCAACAGCAGCCCCAGCcgccagcgccgccgccgccccaccaccatcaccaccaccaccaccaccacccgccgCCGCATCACGCCTATTACTACTacaaccacaaccaccaccaGTACTCGGCCGAGGGCAGCCCCGGCAAGGCCCCGCCGCAGAAGCCGCCCCTGCAAGCCCTGAAACATGAGCCcaaggccgccgccgccgccggagggGGCCTCCAGCAGCAGGACGCGCCCAGGAAGAAAACAG GCCACAGTGAGCTCAATGGGAACGTCGGGGAAAGAGACGTGTCTGTAAAGAGTCTGAACGCTGTGGAAGCCGTCAACCTTATTTCCAGGGTTTCCAATGGCAGCCAGCAACCCGGGGACACTAGCCTCACCCTCAAACAGACTGTGAAGGGTGGTGCCTTTGGAAAAGCTGGCCTCAAGTCCAAGAGTTTCATTCCGAAAGGAGGCATGGACAGAAGGCATGAGAAATGTTATGAAAACAAAATAAGAGAGAACCAGTCCTCTGAAAAGCCTGAGGTGGTTTCTGTTCCCAATGGTGTCATCGTGAGCAGCTGTAGCTATATCACCAATGGTTACGTCAGCAAAGTGTTGGACAATGATGGGAGTGGGTCAGAGAGCGGCTACACCACCCCCAAGAAGCGGAAAGGTAGGCGCAACAGTGTCAAGGGCTGCGAGAACCTGAATTTGGTGCCAGAGAAAATGCTGCAGGAGCCTGTAGTTGCCCCCTCAGCCTTAAAGCAGGAAGCAGAAGGCTTCAAATCTGACTGTGTTGAAATGAAGGGGAGCAGAGCGGAGGGCGTGAAACTTGCTTGGAAGTGTGAGACGGGGGCCATGGGAGCAGGCCGTGGGAAGCTGAGTGTCGGGGATGTACAGCGGAAGAACTCAGATGCCAAGGTTGGGGTCCCTAGCAAAAAGTTTGAGGAGCGGCCCAAGGGGAAGCCCGTGTCAGCAGCCCCCTCCAAAGAGGATTCTTGGACCCTCTTTAAGCCACCACCGGTTTTCCCGGTGGACAACAGCAGTGCAAAAATAGTTCCTAAGATCAGTTATGCAAGCAAAGTAAAAGAGAACCTCAACAAAGCTGCGCAAGCCCCATCTTTGTCATCATCTTCTTcgtcgtcctcctcctcctcctcctcttcctccttgtgTTCATCATCTACTGCTGAAGTCCAGCCCTCCAGCCGTCTTTCTCAAGTCCCCATGTCCGCTATGAAATCTGTTACTTCTGCTAGCTTTTCCAATGGTCCACTTTTAGCGGGGGCTGATCGCAGTGTGTGTTCTCCAGGGAGCCAGTCGCTGCTTGCACCTGCTACTAGTGCCATTTTGCTGGCCTCCTCCGAGTCACTACCCCAGGAAGTGGGTACGACCTCGGCTGCAGAGCAGAAGAAGTCGAGTCTTTTTATCTACCCTTCAAATATGCAAGCCGTTCTCCTCAATGCCACGCCGGCTGAGCCCTCGTTCCAGGCAAACCAGCAGAGCCTTGGTGACATCTTCCAGAACCAGTGGGGATTATCATTTATAAATGAGCCCAATGCGGGTCCTGAGACTACGCCTAGGAAGTTGGTGAACAATAAATCCGAGGAGGTGATATTTCCAGGGGGATGTCCTACTGCTTTGGCACCAGAGGTTGCTGAGACAGCTCCCATGGGACCTGACCAGCCTGTGTTCCCCAAGGCTTACGAGCTGGACAAACGGACTAGTCCGCAGCTCCTTGGTGGCATCCTAAAGCTTGGGACTGCTGACGAGGGGGGTGGTTTTTTGTTGGAATCCCACCAATCAAGTGGTCTGCACCCAGCCGAACTTAGTAGTCCAGGGGCATTTATCTTTCTCTCCAAGGACTATCATGTAGAGAATCAGCTGGCCTCCCCTACGAACGGTTTATTAGCCTCCACCAAAGAACAGAGGTACCAGAGAGGCCTAGAAAAGAAAGAGAGCTGGGGTGATTTTGACCTGAGGGCTGCTGTTCTATATCACACTCAAG AAATGGAATCTCTTTGTAATTTGCAAAAGCAAG ATCCCAAAAGGATAATCACTTACGGTGAAGCCATGGATCACCCTGACCAGTGA